The following coding sequences lie in one Yoonia sp. G8-12 genomic window:
- the bcp gene encoding thioredoxin-dependent thiol peroxidase: MTQPAIGDTAPDFSLPRDGGEMVNLSDFKGKKVVLYFYPKDDTPGCTKEAIGFTDMVDAFAVEDTVVLGVSKDSVKKHDRFVAKHELKIALLSDEEGDVCERYGTWVEKSMYGKTYMGIERATYLIGADGKIAQAWRKVKVPGHVEAVLEAVRAA; encoded by the coding sequence ATGACACAGCCCGCAATCGGTGACACAGCCCCCGACTTTAGCCTGCCCCGCGACGGTGGTGAAATGGTGAACCTGTCGGACTTCAAAGGCAAAAAGGTCGTGCTCTATTTCTACCCCAAAGACGACACCCCCGGCTGCACGAAAGAGGCCATCGGTTTCACCGATATGGTCGATGCCTTTGCCGTTGAAGACACCGTCGTTCTTGGCGTGTCCAAGGACAGCGTGAAAAAGCACGATAGGTTCGTCGCCAAACATGAGCTCAAAATCGCACTTCTGTCGGACGAAGAAGGCGACGTCTGCGAACGCTATGGCACATGGGTCGAAAAGAGCATGTACGGGAAGACCTACATGGGGATCGAACGCGCCACCTATCTGATCGGTGCCGACGGCAAAATCGCCCAAGCATGGCGCAAGGTCAAAGTCCCCGGCCACGTCGAAGCCGTACTTGAAGCGGTCCGCGCAGCGTGA
- a CDS encoding AsmA-like C-terminal region-containing protein, which yields MTGKDKEQSAQLVAQDKAMMSEETDTAATKPKRPKGMRRWVFWLRAVFVVCMMPLVFLAAAAVMVIDRDITAPRWITDRIEARADALLEGGSLEFGAITVRIGRDLHPTVRLVDTRLVDAGGLTLTRVPLVEGGMSPRGLILQREVLMQDVRLIGAQVNLRRARDGSVSFALTAGGGDLGQARSLPELLEQFDRVFERPALEALETVRADGLIVNFDDARAGRSWIVDGGSVALDLRGGETAINGNFSLLSGRADVTGVTLSYLSPRGSRAAQVGINLTNAAASDIAAQSPALSWLQGVEAPITAALRTGLDEEGALGPLNAVLEIGTGVLQPNPATEAIAFEDAKAYFTYDPVRDRIAFSEITLETAWGSLRADGDAYLRDFRDGLPRALLAQFQFRDVALNPPGFFDTPPQIPQASIDLRLRFDPFSVEIGQAVIAAGDVRLNARGDLAATDAGWQMALDAQIDTITPEQLVSYWPLSMKPRSRQWVSDNLTDGRLFDVNAGLRIVPDDPAQFAVEFEFAGTSIKFLRNIPPVTGARGAASIENSQLIVGLDGGVVNAPQGGPMQLAGSDFTIADLRLNPSPAVLNLKVDSSVTAALSVLNQEPFAYMDKANLPVTIADGRALTQGQITWPLQPRPAPETVLFEMTSQLRNVRSDVLVPDRSFAAPRLNVTASRRGVNIAGAVRLGDVAAVGAWDQRFGDPDRPGSLVTADVALSQAFLDEFNIALPPGTIRGNGTAALSVDFQRGTAPAFRLSSDLRGLTVAIPAVGWSKGPGTAGNLLIAGTLGAVPSVETLEIGGGSLQAVGRITLDAAGGLQTAQFTRFRVGNWFDAPLTLRGRGAGQPVGVEIQGGTLDLRNASFGGGQQNGGPVQIALDRLQVTEGVALTNFQGDFRSQGGFRGEFTGRINGDAGIAGTVAPRDGRSAVQLRSNDAGGVLRAAGLMRNAVGGTAELTLLPAIGPGTFDGTLRVRDIRVQDAPAIAALLDAISVVGLLQQLDGQGLAFDEMDARFRLTPQQVIVSEASAVGPGLGISVDGIYTLANKQIDLQGVVSPFYLVNSIGSFLTRRGEGLIGFNFNIGGTSDAPQVSVNPLSALTPGMFREIFRRPAPDISQ from the coding sequence ATGACAGGCAAAGATAAAGAGCAAAGCGCGCAGCTTGTCGCGCAAGACAAGGCCATGATGAGCGAAGAAACAGACACCGCTGCGACAAAACCAAAGCGGCCCAAAGGCATGCGCCGTTGGGTGTTCTGGCTGCGGGCGGTGTTTGTTGTCTGCATGATGCCCCTTGTTTTTCTGGCCGCTGCCGCCGTCATGGTCATTGACCGCGACATCACCGCGCCCAGATGGATCACCGACCGGATCGAGGCGCGGGCGGATGCGCTCTTGGAGGGCGGCAGCCTTGAATTCGGGGCGATTACCGTAAGGATCGGCCGCGATCTGCATCCGACCGTGCGCCTTGTGGATACGCGGTTGGTGGATGCAGGCGGGTTGACGCTCACGCGGGTGCCGCTGGTTGAGGGGGGCATGTCGCCGCGCGGGCTGATCCTGCAACGCGAGGTCTTGATGCAGGACGTGCGCCTGATCGGGGCGCAGGTGAATTTGCGGCGCGCGCGTGACGGGTCTGTGTCGTTCGCGCTGACGGCGGGGGGCGGTGATCTGGGGCAGGCGCGGTCCTTGCCTGAACTACTGGAACAGTTTGATCGTGTTTTTGAACGCCCCGCACTGGAAGCGCTTGAAACCGTGCGCGCGGACGGGCTGATCGTGAATTTCGATGATGCGCGCGCGGGGCGCAGCTGGATTGTTGATGGCGGCAGTGTCGCACTTGATCTGCGCGGCGGCGAGACAGCGATCAATGGCAACTTCTCTCTTCTGTCGGGTCGCGCTGATGTGACCGGCGTGACCCTGTCTTACCTGAGCCCGCGCGGAAGCCGTGCAGCACAAGTGGGCATCAACCTGACCAATGCAGCGGCCAGCGATATCGCGGCCCAATCGCCTGCGCTAAGTTGGCTACAAGGGGTCGAGGCCCCGATTACGGCGGCTTTGCGCACGGGGCTGGATGAAGAGGGCGCATTGGGCCCGCTCAATGCAGTTCTTGAAATCGGCACCGGTGTTTTGCAGCCAAACCCCGCAACCGAGGCCATCGCCTTTGAGGATGCCAAAGCCTATTTTACCTATGATCCTGTGCGCGACCGCATCGCGTTTAGCGAGATCACGCTGGAGACCGCATGGGGCAGTTTGCGCGCCGATGGTGATGCCTACTTGCGCGATTTCCGCGATGGATTGCCGCGCGCTTTGCTGGCGCAGTTCCAGTTCCGGGATGTGGCCCTGAACCCGCCGGGGTTCTTTGACACACCGCCGCAGATCCCGCAGGCCTCTATTGATCTGCGTCTGCGCTTTGATCCGTTTTCGGTTGAAATCGGTCAGGCTGTGATTGCGGCGGGCGATGTACGGTTGAATGCGCGTGGTGATCTGGCCGCGACCGATGCGGGTTGGCAGATGGCGCTGGACGCGCAGATTGACACGATTACGCCAGAGCAGCTTGTGTCCTATTGGCCCTTGTCGATGAAGCCGCGCTCGCGCCAGTGGGTGTCCGACAATCTGACGGACGGGCGGTTGTTTGATGTGAACGCGGGGCTGCGGATCGTGCCGGACGATCCTGCCCAATTCGCGGTAGAGTTTGAATTCGCGGGCACTTCCATCAAGTTCCTGCGCAACATCCCGCCCGTCACCGGTGCGCGGGGTGCGGCAAGCATTGAAAATAGCCAGTTGATCGTTGGGCTTGATGGTGGCGTCGTAAACGCGCCGCAGGGTGGGCCGATGCAACTGGCCGGATCGGATTTTACGATTGCGGACCTGCGGCTTAATCCCTCGCCTGCGGTCCTGAACCTCAAGGTTGATAGCTCTGTTACCGCGGCCCTGTCGGTGCTGAACCAGGAACCTTTTGCCTATATGGACAAGGCCAATCTGCCAGTCACGATTGCCGATGGGCGCGCCTTGACACAAGGCCAGATCACCTGGCCGCTTCAGCCCCGTCCGGCACCGGAAACCGTGCTGTTCGAAATGACATCGCAGTTGCGCAATGTGCGCAGTGATGTGCTGGTGCCTGACCGCAGTTTTGCCGCCCCCCGTTTGAATGTCACGGCAAGCAGGCGTGGCGTGAATATCGCGGGGGCTGTGCGTCTTGGCGACGTGGCCGCGGTGGGCGCATGGGACCAGCGCTTTGGGGATCCGGACCGCCCCGGGAGTCTGGTAACAGCGGATGTCGCGCTATCGCAGGCTTTCTTGGATGAGTTCAACATCGCCCTGCCGCCGGGCACGATCCGGGGCAATGGCACCGCTGCGCTATCGGTGGATTTTCAACGCGGTACTGCGCCGGCCTTTCGTCTGAGTTCCGATTTGCGGGGGCTAACGGTGGCGATCCCTGCGGTGGGGTGGTCCAAAGGGCCGGGCACAGCGGGCAACCTGTTGATTGCCGGCACATTGGGTGCAGTGCCGTCGGTCGAGACGCTGGAAATTGGCGGCGGCAGTCTGCAAGCGGTGGGGCGGATCACGCTGGATGCGGCGGGCGGGTTGCAAACGGCGCAGTTTACACGGTTCCGTGTGGGCAACTGGTTTGATGCGCCCCTTACGCTGCGCGGACGCGGGGCGGGTCAGCCGGTGGGCGTTGAGATCCAGGGGGGTACACTCGATCTGCGTAACGCCAGTTTCGGGGGTGGCCAGCAAAACGGCGGGCCTGTGCAGATTGCACTGGACCGGTTGCAGGTGACCGAAGGCGTGGCCTTGACGAATTTTCAGGGCGATTTCCGCAGCCAAGGCGGATTTCGCGGTGAGTTCACGGGGCGGATCAACGGCGACGCGGGCATCGCGGGCACCGTGGCCCCGCGCGACGGGCGCTCTGCGGTGCAGTTGCGCAGCAATGATGCGGGCGGGGTGCTGCGTGCTGCAGGATTGATGCGCAACGCGGTGGGGGGCACGGCGGAACTGACGCTTTTGCCCGCAATTGGCCCCGGTACGTTTGACGGCACACTGCGCGTGCGAGACATTCGCGTGCAGGACGCGCCCGCGATTGCGGCCTTGCTGGACGCGATCAGCGTGGTGGGGCTGTTGCAGCAGTTGGACGGGCAGGGGCTGGCCTTTGATGAAATGGACGCGCGGTTCCGGCTGACCCCCCAGCAGGTGATCGTATCAGAGGCGAGCGCGGTTGGTCCGGGGCTTGGCATTTCTGTGGACGGCATCTACACGCTGGCCAATAAACAGATTGATCTGCAGGGCGTCGTGTCACCATTTTATTTGGTCAACAGTATCGGTTCTTTCCTGACCCGCAGGGGTGAAGGATTGATCGGGTTCAACTTTAACATCGGCGGCACGTCTGATGCGCCGCAGGTGTCGGTGAACCCGTTATCTGCGCTGACACCGGGCATGTTCCGCGAGATCTTTCGCAGGCCAGCACCGGACATTTCCCAATGA
- a CDS encoding bactofilin family protein produces the protein MFSKSKINEPGPTASETDTSKGTDTAKPAGSDFKASAAPKSKPAPSILSSDLLITGNLKTTGDIQVEGQVEGDIRAHLLTVGEGATVKGEVVADDVVVNGRVVGRVRGLKVRLTSTARVEGDIIHKTIAIESGAHFEGSVQRQDDPLATGSKKMPTTATPDAKS, from the coding sequence ATGTTTTCTAAATCCAAAATCAACGAACCCGGACCGACCGCGTCCGAAACCGACACGTCAAAAGGCACTGACACAGCCAAGCCCGCAGGTTCTGATTTCAAGGCATCTGCAGCGCCAAAGTCAAAGCCGGCGCCGTCTATCCTCTCCTCTGATCTGCTGATCACAGGTAACCTCAAGACAACAGGCGACATTCAGGTCGAGGGCCAGGTTGAGGGTGACATTCGCGCCCACCTGCTGACCGTCGGCGAAGGTGCCACCGTCAAAGGCGAAGTGGTTGCCGATGATGTTGTCGTCAACGGTCGCGTTGTTGGCCGTGTGCGCGGTTTGAAGGTACGCCTGACGTCCACTGCAAGAGTCGAGGGTGATATCATCCACAAGACAATTGCGATTGAATCCGGTGCCCACTTCGAAGGCTCCGTGCAGCGTCAGGACGATCCGCTGGCGACAGGTTCCAAGAAGATGCCGACAACGGCGACACCTGACGCCAAAAGCTGA
- a CDS encoding ferritin-like domain-containing protein: MAVAVLTTADGRAKTALSRGYAAQWQAARAAGEVIEIGTVTPPLRPARPAKPELLNPRDVPHRKPGTEEGRIALLHAVAHIELNAVDLHWDIIARFSDTKLPLGYYDDWVKAADEESKHFNLMCDCLEELGSHYGALPAHAGMWRAAEDTVDDLMGRLAVVPMVLEARGLDVTPGMIKIFKQAKLISAVDALETIYAEEVHHVAYGSKWFHFLCGRHDLDPTGVFHDLVRKYFHGNLKPPFNEEKRTEAGIPPDFYWPLAGTGPVSAGSS, encoded by the coding sequence ATGGCCGTCGCGGTGCTGACCACCGCCGACGGCCGCGCTAAAACCGCCCTGTCACGCGGGTATGCCGCCCAATGGCAAGCCGCCCGCGCCGCAGGTGAGGTGATCGAGATCGGCACCGTTACGCCGCCTTTGCGCCCCGCACGGCCTGCGAAACCCGAACTGCTTAACCCACGCGACGTGCCCCACCGCAAACCGGGCACCGAGGAAGGGCGCATCGCGCTGTTGCACGCGGTCGCACATATTGAGCTTAACGCTGTCGATCTGCATTGGGATATCATTGCGCGGTTCTCGGACACCAAACTGCCGCTGGGCTATTACGACGATTGGGTCAAAGCGGCAGACGAGGAATCCAAACACTTCAATCTGATGTGTGATTGCCTTGAGGAATTGGGCAGCCACTATGGCGCCCTACCCGCCCACGCCGGTATGTGGCGCGCGGCAGAAGATACCGTTGATGACCTCATGGGGCGGCTTGCGGTCGTGCCCATGGTGCTTGAGGCGCGCGGGCTGGACGTGACACCCGGCATGATCAAAATCTTCAAGCAGGCCAAACTGATCTCAGCGGTGGACGCGCTTGAAACGATCTATGCCGAGGAAGTCCACCATGTGGCTTATGGTTCAAAATGGTTCCATTTTTTGTGCGGCCGTCACGATCTTGACCCGACGGGCGTGTTTCACGACCTCGTGCGCAAATATTTTCACGGCAATCTCAAACCGCCGTTCAACGAAGAAAAACGCACCGAGGCAGGAATCCCGCCCGATTTCTACTGGCCACTGGCCGGAACAGGGCCTGTTTCTGCGGGTTCATCCTAG
- a CDS encoding M23 family metallopeptidase: MRSRITARIHGLLERFLPERRLFLRSDSETRFIRLTSETQLVAWTGSIIVVAWTIIATAILLMDSIGAGNFRAQAQRDQLTYEQRLNALSAERDARAIEALAAQERFTSALQQISIMQSELLATEEKRRELETGLEVVQATLRDTMRAREEARREVAALSSENGNEGAASISDDAAGTVGLLSSALADTASERDQIAADAEFAIEQAEEMQLELRLLQERNDQIFRQLEEAMLVSVEPLDEMFRAAGMNPDTLIDQVRRGYSGTGGPLTPIQFSTRGGDTDPDALRANAILTAMDRINLYRIAAEKAPFSIPVKSNFRYTSGFGPRWGRLHAGTDFAGPIGTPIYATADGVITHAGWSSGYGRLIKIRHDFGIETRYAHLNAMDVRVGQRVSRGERIGAMGNSGRSTGPHLHYEVRVNGNPVNPMTYIRAGQDVF; encoded by the coding sequence GTGAGATCACGAATTACAGCGCGCATTCATGGGCTTTTGGAACGGTTTTTACCTGAAAGACGTTTGTTCCTGCGTTCCGATAGTGAGACGCGCTTTATTCGTCTGACCTCCGAAACCCAACTTGTCGCATGGACCGGCAGCATCATCGTCGTCGCATGGACGATCATTGCCACTGCTATCTTGCTCATGGACAGCATCGGCGCCGGTAACTTTCGCGCCCAAGCGCAACGCGACCAGCTCACCTATGAACAACGCCTGAACGCCCTCTCCGCAGAACGCGATGCCCGCGCAATCGAAGCGCTGGCAGCACAGGAACGCTTTACATCGGCTCTGCAACAGATTTCGATCATGCAATCCGAACTGCTGGCGACCGAAGAAAAGCGCCGCGAGTTGGAAACAGGGCTTGAGGTTGTCCAAGCCACATTGCGCGACACAATGCGCGCCCGCGAAGAGGCCCGCCGCGAGGTTGCGGCCCTGTCTTCGGAAAACGGAAACGAAGGCGCAGCCTCAATCAGCGATGACGCCGCAGGCACCGTTGGTTTGCTGTCCTCAGCCCTTGCAGACACCGCGTCCGAGCGCGACCAGATCGCCGCCGATGCAGAGTTTGCCATCGAGCAGGCCGAGGAAATGCAGCTTGAACTGCGGCTGCTGCAAGAACGCAACGACCAGATTTTCCGCCAGCTGGAAGAAGCGATGCTTGTGTCCGTTGAACCACTGGATGAGATGTTCCGCGCCGCTGGCATGAACCCTGACACGCTGATTGATCAGGTGCGTCGCGGCTATTCGGGCACCGGCGGCCCGCTGACACCGATCCAGTTTTCCACACGCGGCGGTGACACCGACCCCGACGCCCTGCGCGCCAATGCGATCCTGACGGCGATGGACCGGATCAACCTTTACCGGATTGCCGCTGAAAAAGCGCCCTTCTCGATTCCGGTGAAATCGAACTTTCGATATACCTCTGGCTTTGGGCCACGCTGGGGGCGGTTACATGCAGGTACTGATTTTGCCGGCCCGATCGGTACACCAATCTACGCCACCGCCGATGGTGTGATCACCCATGCCGGTTGGTCGTCCGGCTATGGCCGTTTGATCAAGATCCGGCATGACTTTGGCATCGAGACGCGTTATGCCCATCTTAACGCCATGGATGTCCGCGTCGGCCAAAGGGTCTCGCGCGGCGAGCGAATTGGTGCTATGGGGAATTCTGGTCGTTCAACCGGACCCCACCTTCACTACGAGGTCCGTGTGAACGGCAACCCCGTCAACCCCATGACTTATATAAGAGCTGGACAAGATGTTTTCTAA
- a CDS encoding amidase family protein, producing the protein MADFLEWTAHDLIAALRGERLSASEVMQATLARIDAENPHYNAIVSLRDPDVLLQEAHAADQADSKWPLHGVPMAVKDLADVGGMPTSQGSPLFAGQIAPESEIMVQRMQDAGAIVIGKTNTPEFGLGSHTYNPVFGATQNAVLPGCSAGGSSGGAAVALARHMVCLADGSDAMGSLRNPAGWNGVYGMRPTWGLLPSAPGGDLFMHQLATNGPMARNPRDLALLLGVQSGPDPRLPFGLPQADYADDLDVDVAGRKIAWLGDWGGAYPMEEGVLAAAQAGVARFEQMGCTVETVAPPLMPQRYGRRGRHYAHGIKPRNLARFMMTPNSVTGSSLKRSGRLRKGVR; encoded by the coding sequence ATGGCAGATTTTTTGGAATGGACAGCGCACGACCTGATCGCCGCTTTGCGCGGTGAAAGGCTCAGTGCGTCTGAGGTGATGCAAGCGACATTGGCGCGGATTGATGCGGAGAACCCGCATTACAACGCGATCGTGTCGCTCCGCGACCCGGATGTGCTCTTGCAAGAGGCTCATGCAGCGGATCAGGCCGACAGCAAATGGCCACTGCATGGTGTGCCCATGGCGGTGAAGGATCTGGCGGATGTGGGCGGGATGCCGACATCACAAGGCTCGCCCCTTTTTGCGGGGCAGATCGCACCCGAAAGCGAGATCATGGTGCAGCGGATGCAGGATGCCGGTGCCATTGTGATTGGCAAGACCAATACCCCCGAATTCGGGCTGGGCAGCCATACCTATAACCCTGTTTTTGGCGCGACCCAAAACGCTGTTTTACCGGGCTGTTCGGCGGGTGGATCGTCAGGCGGCGCCGCTGTCGCACTGGCGCGGCATATGGTGTGTCTGGCGGACGGGTCTGATGCGATGGGCAGTTTGCGCAATCCGGCAGGGTGGAACGGTGTTTACGGGATGCGGCCCACATGGGGGCTGTTGCCGTCCGCACCGGGCGGTGATCTTTTTATGCATCAGCTGGCGACCAATGGCCCGATGGCGCGCAACCCGCGTGATCTGGCGCTTTTGCTTGGGGTGCAGTCCGGCCCCGATCCGCGCCTGCCTTTTGGTTTGCCGCAAGCGGACTATGCGGATGACCTCGATGTTGATGTGGCGGGCCGCAAGATTGCGTGGCTGGGCGACTGGGGCGGGGCCTATCCGATGGAAGAGGGCGTGTTGGCGGCAGCGCAGGCCGGTGTCGCACGATTTGAGCAGATGGGATGCACGGTTGAGACCGTGGCACCCCCTTTGATGCCGCAGCGCTATGGGAGGCGTGGACGACACTACGCGCATGGTATCAAGCCGCGAAATTTGGCGCGATTTATGATGACCCCAAACAGCGTGACGGGCTCAAGCCTGAAGCGATCTGGGAGGTTGAGAAAGGGCGTGCGCTGA
- the queA gene encoding tRNA preQ1(34) S-adenosylmethionine ribosyltransferase-isomerase QueA: protein MKLSDFDFDLPEELIATRPARPRSSARLLLAQGRAIADRIVNELPEILQPGDRLILNDTKVIPARLFGLRHRSGEAGETAAKMDVTLLEPRADGAWSALIKPLKKVRDGEVIVFSDELSAEVVGRGDGQGYLHFNLKGDDFDAALNAVGAMPLPPYIAGKRPADEADKQDYQTYWARHSGAVAAPTASLHFDGPLLEALAARGVEFTHVTLHVGAGTFLPVKVDDVRDHKMHAEWGAVTPEAAAEINATKAAGHRVIPIGTTALRLIESAAKDGKMRPWTGPTDIFITPGFRFQIADGLMTNFHLPKSTLMMLVSALMGTDNIRAIYDHAIAENYRFFSYGDSSLLLPDQEGANG, encoded by the coding sequence ATGAAACTGAGCGACTTTGACTTTGATCTTCCCGAAGAACTGATTGCGACGCGGCCTGCGCGTCCGCGTTCATCCGCGCGGCTTTTGTTGGCGCAGGGGCGGGCGATCGCGGACAGGATCGTCAATGAACTGCCCGAGATATTGCAGCCCGGTGACCGGTTGATCCTGAATGACACCAAGGTGATCCCTGCACGTTTGTTCGGTCTGCGCCATCGCTCAGGTGAGGCGGGCGAGACGGCGGCGAAAATGGATGTGACCTTGCTGGAACCACGCGCGGATGGCGCTTGGTCTGCCCTGATCAAGCCCTTGAAAAAGGTGCGGGACGGCGAAGTGATTGTCTTTTCGGATGAACTCAGCGCCGAAGTTGTCGGGCGCGGCGACGGGCAGGGGTATTTGCACTTCAACCTCAAGGGTGATGATTTCGATGCGGCGCTGAATGCGGTGGGGGCTATGCCTTTGCCGCCTTATATCGCGGGTAAACGGCCAGCGGATGAGGCCGATAAGCAGGATTACCAGACCTATTGGGCGCGTCATAGCGGCGCGGTGGCGGCACCGACCGCATCTTTGCACTTTGACGGGCCACTGTTGGAGGCGCTGGCGGCGCGCGGCGTAGAGTTTACCCATGTCACCTTGCATGTGGGGGCGGGGACGTTTCTGCCGGTCAAGGTGGATGACGTGCGCGATCACAAGATGCACGCCGAATGGGGCGCGGTCACGCCTGAGGCCGCCGCCGAGATCAATGCGACGAAGGCCGCAGGCCACCGTGTGATCCCTATTGGCACCACGGCGCTGCGCCTGATCGAGAGCGCGGCCAAAGATGGCAAAATGCGGCCGTGGACAGGGCCTACGGATATTTTTATCACGCCGGGGTTCCGGTTTCAGATCGCGGACGGGTTGATGACGAATTTCCATTTGCCGAAATCGACACTCATGATGTTGGTCTCGGCGCTGATGGGCACGGACAACATTCGTGCGATTTATGACCATGCGATTGCGGAAAATTACCGCTTCTTTTCCTATGGCGACAGCTCGCTTTTGTTGCCTGACCAAGAGGGCGCGAATGGTTGA
- the prfB gene encoding peptide chain release factor 2 yields MRAEMQNTVAAIEKSLALLAQRMDRETAPHRLEEFNARVEDPTLWDDPEAAQKLMRERQMLVDAMTSYDSIQTELSDNIELIEMGEMEDDAEIVSEAEAALTALAAKAAKKELEALLDGEADGNDTFLEINAGAGGTESCDWANMLARMYVRWAEKKGYKVELQSEQAGDEAGIKSAAYKISGHNAYGWLKSESGVHRLVRISPFDSAAKRHTSFTSVKVYPVVDDNIEIEVNPSDIRIDTYRSSGAGGQHVNTTDSAVRITHAPTGIVVTSSEKSQHQNRDIAMKALKSRLYQIELDKRSALVNEAHENAGDAGWGNQIRSYVLQPYQMVKDLRTSYETSDTKGVLDGDLDGFMAATLAMDVSGKSRAEANAE; encoded by the coding sequence ATGCGCGCGGAAATGCAAAATACTGTCGCAGCGATTGAAAAGTCGCTTGCCCTGCTTGCGCAGCGGATGGACCGTGAAACCGCCCCCCACCGTTTGGAGGAATTCAACGCCCGCGTTGAAGACCCGACCTTGTGGGATGATCCTGAGGCGGCGCAAAAACTGATGCGCGAACGTCAAATGCTGGTGGATGCGATGACCAGCTATGACAGTATCCAGACCGAATTGTCCGACAACATCGAACTGATCGAAATGGGCGAGATGGAGGATGACGCCGAGATCGTGTCCGAGGCCGAGGCGGCCCTGACGGCACTTGCAGCAAAGGCCGCCAAGAAAGAGCTTGAGGCGCTGCTGGATGGCGAGGCCGATGGCAATGATACCTTCTTGGAGATCAATGCAGGTGCGGGCGGGACCGAAAGCTGTGACTGGGCCAATATGCTGGCGCGCATGTATGTGCGGTGGGCCGAAAAGAAGGGCTATAAGGTTGAATTGCAGTCCGAACAGGCCGGTGATGAAGCGGGGATTAAATCTGCCGCCTATAAGATTAGCGGCCACAACGCCTATGGTTGGTTGAAATCCGAAAGCGGCGTGCACCGTCTGGTGCGTATTTCGCCCTTTGATAGCGCCGCCAAGCGCCATACGTCTTTTACTTCGGTCAAGGTTTATCCGGTTGTGGATGACAACATCGAGATCGAGGTGAACCCGTCAGATATCCGCATTGATACCTATCGGTCATCGGGTGCCGGTGGTCAGCACGTGAACACCACGGATTCGGCGGTGCGGATCACCCACGCGCCCACAGGGATCGTTGTGACCAGTTCCGAAAAATCACAGCACCAGAACCGTGATATCGCCATGAAGGCGTTGAAATCGCGGCTTTACCAGATTGAGCTGGATAAGCGCTCGGCCCTTGTCAACGAGGCGCATGAGAACGCGGGCGATGCGGGCTGGGGCAACCAGATCCGGTCTTATGTGTTGCAGCCCTATCAGATGGTGAAGGATCTGCGCACGAGCTATGAGACATCGGACACCAAGGGTGTGTTGGATGGCGATCTGGACGGGTTCATGGCAGCCACATTGGCGATGGATGTATCCGGCAAAAGCCGCGCCGAGGCGAACGCCGAGTAA
- a CDS encoding DUF2189 domain-containing protein, translating into MAQSNVLAAAPAVTLRQLTLSDIGDVLRAGLRDFRRAPQFGLFFSAVYVVGGFILIWAGAGHVSWTLATSLGFPLVAPFAAAGLYEVSRRMEAGQPLEWRGILGIVWNERTRQLPWLGAIIVIYFLFWTFLAHMIFALFMGLSTMTNISESLEAFLTPTGLAMIAVELGVGAVLAFLLFSMTVVSLPLVLDREVDFVTAMLTSIKAVRENLFVMLVWAMIIAVLSLLALLPWFLGLMIVLPILGHATWHLYRKVLV; encoded by the coding sequence ATGGCACAAAGCAACGTCTTAGCCGCCGCGCCGGCGGTCACTCTGCGACAGTTGACGCTGTCGGATATCGGCGATGTGTTGCGCGCGGGTCTACGGGATTTCCGCCGCGCGCCGCAGTTTGGTTTGTTTTTCAGCGCGGTCTACGTGGTTGGCGGGTTCATCCTGATCTGGGCCGGGGCAGGGCATGTGAGCTGGACCTTGGCCACATCGCTCGGGTTTCCGCTTGTCGCGCCCTTTGCGGCGGCGGGGCTTTATGAGGTGAGCCGCCGGATGGAGGCGGGGCAGCCGCTTGAATGGCGCGGGATATTGGGGATCGTCTGGAATGAACGCACGCGTCAACTGCCGTGGCTGGGTGCGATCATTGTCATCTATTTTCTGTTCTGGACCTTTCTGGCGCATATGATCTTTGCCCTGTTCATGGGCCTGTCGACCATGACCAATATCAGCGAGAGTCTGGAAGCGTTTCTGACGCCCACTGGACTTGCGATGATTGCGGTGGAGCTGGGTGTTGGTGCGGTACTGGCGTTTTTGCTGTTTTCAATGACGGTGGTCAGCCTGCCCTTGGTGCTGGACCGTGAGGTGGATTTCGTCACCGCGATGCTGACGAGTATCAAGGCCGTGCGCGAAAATCTGTTCGTGATGCTGGTCTGGGCGATGATCATCGCCGTGCTGTCATTGCTGGCGCTTTTGCCGTGGTTTTTGGGGCTGATGATCGTGCTGCCGATCTTGGGCCACGCGACATGGCATTTATATCGCAAGGTTCTGGTCTGA
- a CDS encoding amidase family protein — protein sequence MQRASTLRSDWYRAAHDLFDRYDAFVLPTAQCWPFPIDWDWPKQIGGVQMDTYHRWMEIVIPVSLIGLPCVAVPMAGARPMGLQIAGRRGDDLGVLQLGEAWHKATS from the coding sequence ATTCAACGGGCCAGCACGCTGCGGTCAGATTGGTACCGCGCGGCGCATGATTTGTTTGATCGTTATGACGCCTTTGTTCTACCGACCGCGCAGTGTTGGCCGTTTCCGATAGACTGGGATTGGCCCAAGCAGATTGGCGGCGTGCAGATGGATACCTATCACCGCTGGATGGAAATTGTCATTCCTGTCAGCCTGATCGGTCTGCCGTGTGTGGCAGTGCCGATGGCAGGTGCGCGCCCGATGGGGCTTCAGATCGCGGGGCGTCGTGGTGACGACCTGGGTGTGCTACAATTGGGGGAAGCATGGCACAAAGCAACGTCTTAG